The Salvelinus namaycush isolate Seneca chromosome 19, SaNama_1.0, whole genome shotgun sequence DNA window ttattaGTGTGGCTAGacatttgagtcagtatgttggccacagccactcaatgttagtgatggctgtttaacagtctgatggcctgtttttcagtctctcggtcccagctttgatgcacctgtactgacctcgccttctggatgatagtggggtgaacaggcagtggctcggggggttgttgtccttgatgatctttttggccttcctgtgacatcgggtgatgtaggtgtcctggaggacaggtagtttgcccccggtgatgcgttgtgcagacctcactaccctctggagagccttacggttgtgggcggagcagttgccgtaccaggcggtgatacagcccgacatgatgctctcgattgtgcatctgtaaaagtttgtgagtgtttttggtgacaatccaaatttcttcagcctcctgaggttgaagaggcgctgttgcaccttcttcaccacgctgtctgtgtgggtggaccatttcagtttgtctgtgatgtgtacgccgaggaacttaaaacgttccaccttctccaccactgtcccttcgatgtggataggggggtgctccttccgcagtttcctgaagtccacgatcatcaccatattttcctgacaccacactccgagggccctcacctcctccctgtaggccgtctcgtcgttgttgccCACAACcacaccactactgaccacaaccacaaaacttctgaccacacaacttctgaccacaaccaTACAACTGCTGACAACTGCTGaccacatctagtgaccaaaaccacATAACTTCTGACCACATCTAATCACCATAACTACTGACCACCACAAttgctgaccacaaccacacaactactgatcacTACTGTTACCACAACTACTGCGACCACAACTACTGCTCTGGTCtgcactagctctggtccagctcTAGCCCTGGGCGTTGCTAGCTAGCTCTGCCTCACACTAAATCTGGTCTGCGCTCTAAATTATAACTACTTAAATGTGAAGATATTAGCCTACAGTATAATACCTACCAACAATAAATGTAATTCTTGAACCGTTCAAGCTTGATACACCAAACCAACTTTCACATAATCAATTTATCCTAACTTTTAAATGATTTAAAAAACTTTGATCAACTATAACTATATACATTTGTGTAAAATAACTCATCAACATTAATTATTGAACCCTTCAAGCTAAAGACACCAAAGCAAATTTCACATGTTCACTCTATCCTAACGTcaaattcatattttttttaaatagactATCACTATATGAATTAGCATACATTTGCATAAAATAATACACCAACAGTAACTCTTAAACCGTTCATACTAGATACAACATATCGACTTTCATATGTTCAGGCTTTTCATCTACTTACTTTttcaactataaccagtcaccaccattactactgcagacactatcACTACTATAATGTTTTTCTAAACCATACATACTTtaaaactgctttgctttaaatagtaaagtaaaactTTTTAAACATCTACCACTACCACAAAAATACTTTTAAAGTGTTAAAGCAAGTCCCATCAATTGTACTTCATGTACAATtattatctatactgaacaaaaatgtaaatgcaaaatgcaacaattttactgagttacagttcagataaggaaatcagtcaattgaaataaattcattgggccctaatctttggatttcacatgaatgctGAATGGGCAGgtgcgcagccatgggtgggcctgggagggcataggcccacccacttgggggCCAGGCAGAATTAGGTTTTCCCCACAAAGGGGCTTTAtcacagacataaatactccacaGTTTCATctgctgtctggctggctggtctcagacgatcccgcaggtgaagaagccggatgtggatgtcctgtgctgccgtggttacatgtggtctgcggttgtgaggccggttgaatgtactttctctaaaattacattggaggcagcttatggtagagaaattaacattcaattctctggcaaaagctctggtggacattcctgcagtcagcatgccaattgcacgctccctcaaaacttgagacgtctatggcattgtgttgtgtgacaaaactgcacattttagagtggccttttattgccacacctgtcaggtggatggattctcttgtcaaaggagaaatgctcactaacagggatgtaaacaaatttgtgcacaaaagttGAGAGgtataagctttttgtgtgtatggaagatttctgggatcttttatttcagctcatgaaacatgggaccaacactttacatgttgcatttagatttttgttcagtgtttagACAGTATCATAGGCTTGCAGTAGCTAAAGCTAAATAATAGCCACGCCACACCACACCTTGACAAACGTTTCTAAACTTTATTAtggtaatatcaaaagtaaggTTATTTATGAGCAAGCTATTATATTGTGGAAAACAGCATTACAGTTGGAACTTAAATTGGACAAAGAGAATGGCTCAACAGAATTAAATATGGTTTAAACCTTCGCAAAAGTTCTGAACAGGTTATATTGTAGCAGTTACCATCAAAGGCAACTGCCTACCCTACCCAACAAGTGACCGAAATAGGCTAATATTATTTATACAGACCTACTAATCACCCATCTTAAACTAAACATGGAGCACACAATTAAAAAGACAGATCAAATTTAATTTAGCCAATGAAATGTCTCAACAGAATTAAACAAAACAGGTTTTGCATATTTAAAAATCTGGGTTTGATTAATAAATAGTCTTACAATAATAACAATgatatacaataataataatgatataaCAAATAATTATAAATAAATGTAAGTTCCAAAATTGCACAGTAGCCTGGAATTTGGCAATGCCAACGTTCTTCTCATCTTCCACTACAATATTAAAACATACTAAATTCCCCTTATAGGCTTTTCACTACAGGCATGCTCTTTTTACTCTAACTTCTGTTTTAATTCAATGAAAAAAGCTTCCATCTTCACAATCAACAGTGGCCTAGGCAAAGGCTCCTCTCTCGCTTGCTCTGTCCTAAGCTGGAGGCTCACGTGCTCGCAAGGCATGAGAGAATTGTGCCGAAGCACGAATTCTGGGTATAAGCTATGATAGACAGTCTCTCCTGAACAATTTGGCTTGCTACAATTTTATTTATtggcttttcatttttttattggcCAAATGCCGCAATTAGCCTAGGCTAAGGGAAACCCTTGTGCATGTTCCCATCAGAGTTGTGCTTCCATCAAATGTACTTGTTGCAGATAGTCTGTGCATACATACGTAGTGCAGATAATAACTTTTGGGGTCAAATTCCCATGTAgcgaataaaaaatacaagttaaatgggtttccatggcattttcaactctaggtttactgatggttttgtcacaaaaaatgTTGTGTAAGTATAGCGAATGTGCCGACTAAGTAATGTACGTTCCTTGCATCACATCCACCTAGTTACATTTAATTTGCATCTCCTGCATACTCCAACAACACCATAAACATTTCATAACAGCTCGCAGACATTTTGGACATTTATTGAGCACATCATTACAGCTCAGGGTGTGAACACACATTCCTACACTGATCAATGTGCGTCTGGCAGTAATAATGCATGAGAAGTGTGCTATGCACACTGTAATTACCCAGATGCATTACGTTGGTAAATCCccagaaaaaaaagagaaaagagcCGGTTGGTAATCAAGCATTCTCTACCCATCACGCCCACAGCTCCAGCAACAGTCTGGAGGAGAACAGGGAACAACAGTGATATGGGAGCCTGGAAAGCTAAATGATTCATATCAGGCTATGACTTTGAAAATGTGAGACAAATAGAGGGGATGGAACTTTGATATCATTGTGACAGGGGTTTTTGCATTTtctctgtgacacacacacacacacacacacacacacacacacacacacacacacacacacacacacacacacacacacacacacacacacacactaaatataGTAATATGTGTTATTTATAACAGCCCCTATTAGAACACTTTACAAatgcctccctccttccttcgGTGATATCTAATAGGCTGATACTGTGCCTTTGCTTTGCACTTATTTCAAGCAGCGGTAAAATAGCCCCTATATTAGAACACTTTACAAATGCCTCCTTCCTTCAGAGGTCTAATAAGCTGATACTGTACCTTTGCTTTGTACATATTTGAAGCAGCTGTAAAGTAGAGTATGCCCCCTTGTGGTCAAGTGAATAGCGTGACACGTATATGAATCTATTCCAGCAGACTACGATAGCAAAACATGAATGCATTAAAAATAAACTACTTTAACCCACTATGCAGTGTTTGATATTCTTACAGCGTAAACAGATTGACGCGCTTGTCACTGATTAACATAGTGACTAGACATTAACGTAAAACGGTCGTAATAACAGTTGCTTTACGGCGTTGTTGCCTTCGTAATAACCGGTTTCCACTATATAGCACAGCAACAAAGTCAAAATGTCTATATCTTAcaaatttatgaaaaataaaatttGCTTTTTTGTGTTAATTTAAGGTTAGCAGCGTGGTTGAgtttagggttaagattaggtttaaaatcaattttaagaagtgaaattgtagaaataggcggggtgtatgactttgtggctgtgggaATTAGTGACGACCCTTTTAGTCCAGTTGCCCTTACATAGATGTCCATGGCATGTGAGTTATTCAAACGTTTTATGAAACGCAACATTACCTGTTGGTTCAGTGTGTGTTTTCAAGCTGTTAGTGTTAGTATTGCTTCACTTGCCTGGCAGTCATGCACAGCTATCGTTATTTTATTGAGATGGCTGTGCTGGTTATGCTAaccaactaacgttagccagccagctaacataatAATCTTGCTTCTAGTTGCACACGTCTCCATTGCATTTTGGATTTGACCAACAGGATAACATATTTGCCAATTGGAACATTAGTGTGAGACTTTCTTGTTACATTTTCAGCAGACGCGTTTATCCAGAGCGATTAAGGTTGGCTAAGtactttgctcaagggcacatcgaccaATTGTTCAACCGTGtaactttttatttaactaggcaagtcagttaaggacaaattcttatttacaatgacggcctacacattAGTctgctctgggatttgaaccagcgacctatcGATTACtggctcttaaccgctaggctacctgccgcctttaTTACACTATGCACTGTTGTCACTGTTGTCAAGTTCAGGTGGTCTGGATGAATTCTAGGACCCCATACATTCTCAACACATCGCTATGAGAATGTGTTGTATGCAATCACAGTAGAATAAAAACAGTCCAGTCCTCATGGTTCCCCAACTTCACAGAGAGCATTGTTTTCCCTGTATTCATTTAGCAGCGGTGGCCCTATATTCATTTAACCCCCCACCCTTGCCACCACTGCTGGGGAaaaaatcctaggggaaacactggagAGTATATATTTGTTATTCCTAAAACAAGAGTAGGCCTATTCACCGACAGTATTTTGTCACAACTCATTCAGTCAGGTCAAACCTGCTTTGTCAGATATAAAACCATTAATGTTATAATTCTGTTTCTGCAGATCCATCCCTCTGAAGTCTGTGTCTAACAGATTACGACCATGGCGTCTCCTTTTCTGAAGTATGCCGTGATGGTACAGAAGTACCGGACGCCGCTGCTCATCGCTGGGTGCAGTGGGGTGTTTGCGGCCCAAATGTTCTACCACTTATTCCCAGAGAACACTTATAGGAAGCTGTATCAGGCCTGGAACAAAGGAGAACCAGCCAGCCTTTCTGAGAAGCTGGAGAGTGTCTTCAAACAGGTGCTGAAGGATTCTGATGTGGGCGCCCCTGATGGTTATAGTGCCTTCGCGTCGTTTGGCTTCCACCCTGTTGGGGCTGGCGTACCCTGGCTTCCCTCCGGTGCCCAGATTGGCATCCCTGCCAACTTCAACAGCACGCTGGACGACCCGGCTGGCATCACCAACCGCACCATACTCATCAATGGCGAGAAGGTGGAGTGGGACAGTGTCATCGGCACGGCCCTGAAAGATGCTCTAGTGTTCTCCCCAGAGGCTCAGAAGTTTGCCGTGGCGAGGGAGGTAGCTCGTCTTGAGGTGGGCGGGCCTGTGCTGAATGCGGCTGTAGCTCCATTCTGCTTGGCCGGAGTGATGGTCTACTCGGTGACCCTGAAGCAGATCTTCAGGCTCCACGCTGGGCCTGTGATCTTCAGGGGCGTAGTGAATGTAGTGGCGCTCGGCCTTGGCGCTGTGTCTTACTTCCTGACTTCCGACGCTGTCAGCCAATGGCTGGACTACAAATCAGACCGCCGTGCTGCAGGCCTGTCCAAGATCTATGCCAAGGGAGGGGTGGAGTTCTACAACAAGATCCTCTCCCGGAACAAGACGCTACGTTCGCTGATGGGCCAGAAGGGGGAGGAGATGTACGCGCCCAGTGGCAACCTGTTCCCTGCTCACCTGCTAAGACTGAAGCACGCTCCTTACACCTCCAGGAGGGACGGCATTGTGGGCCTACTCAAGGAAGAGAAGGCCTAAAAAGGACATTGGTCGCCCAGTAATCTCCGCACCAAGAACCAAATATCACGTGAGCTTTGACCTCTGGCCAGCTACTTGTAAAGTCTGACACGAGACTAGAAGCCCACTGCTGTTTGTTCTAGTTTTCCAGCAGGTATTATTTATGAAATCACAATTACTGTGAGGAAAAAGGACATTTCAACCACATGTAACATTGCCTGAATAATGACAGTTATACTTGACCTTGATACTATCGTTTCTTTATCAGTGACCTCAATTTGAGCACAAATTTGCCTAAAATTGGTCTACATGGTGAACCTGCACTTTTGTGTTGTAAAATACATCAGGGCAAGGCACAATACAAATATTTCATAACATTACCAATTTGACAAAATGTATGTTATAATGTTTAAACGTGTGCAGCTGACTTGTGTGAGATGAAATTGTTGTGAATGTTTAACCACAACAAATAAATAGCCTTTGGctattgtgtgagagagagtgtgtgtgcgtgaaggGAATCAAGAATCAGTTTGGTTTTAATGAACCCATCTTTTTAAAGCAATTTGCTTGGTGATACAGATCTTAATCTCCCGAGTCTCCACATTTAGCAGTTGTCTGCATATGAAATTGGAAACTTAATCTAGTTTTTTAATCACATCTCACACGTCTGAAGCCCTGTGGCGTTCTACAAAAAGAACCAAGTAATTAACGTTGTGACAGAGTGACTACTGCGGAGCAAAACTGAACCTAGAGACTAATAGCATTGTCAAATGAAGGTGCATCTCAATGGCACTTTATCTCGGTCTAAATCAAAGAGCCAGAACAAAATCCACACTAGTCACAGCAATTGACAGCATCTTTTTAGCTTTGATAGTGAGGCTCTCATGGGCTATATACGAATGCCTGTGTTTGTGATTACAAAAAACTCCAATAATTTTATGCAACGGAAAACTTGTTTAGGAAAATGACAATTCTCCACCCAACTTCCATGGAAATGTGATTGGGCCGTTCTCCACAGAAACTAATTACAGCACTGTACTGGGCTACCACCAATGGTACCCACAGACTGGGTGGAGATGACATGGGGTACCACTAATTTGTGACAATAGATACTCTACAATTCATAGTTTAAAAAAATCACATGCAAATAGCATTTATCTTTTAAAATATATTCTCAGTTTTTTACATACCACTTCACCAGTATGAGAGAAAATCATTTTcatcaccacatcagtcattgctAACTGCATACATGGATTGTCAACAGAAGTGGGAGGATCAAGagaagtacactatatatacaaaagtatgtggacaccccttcaagttagtggattcggctatttcagccacaccagttgctgacaggtgtataaaatggagcacacagccatgcaatctccaaagacaaacattggcagtagaatggccttactgcaGAGCTCTGTGACTTTCAGCGTGGCGCCGTCATTggatggcacctttccaacaagtcagttcgtcaaatttctgccctgctagagctgtcatgtcaactgtaagtgctgatattgtgacgtggaaacgtctaggagtaacaacggctCGCCATGtgtaatgccaagcgtcggctggagtggtgtgaagctcaccgccattggactctggagcagtggaaacagtgttctctggagtgatgaatcgcgcttcaccatctggcagtccgacggacaaatctgggtttggcagatgtcaggagaacgctacctgccccaatgcatagtgccaactgtaaagtttggtggaggaggaatgatgatctggggctgtttttcatggttcgggctaggccccttcgttccagtgaagggaaatcttaatgctacagcatacaatgacattctagacgattctgcgcTTGGGGAAGCGAAAAacaaaacagtttggggaagggcctttcctgtttcaacatgaaaatgcccccatgcacaaagcgaggtccatacagaaatggtttgtcaagatcggtgtggaagaacttgactagcctgcacagaaccctgacctcaactccatcgaacaccttagtgatgaattggaatgccg harbors:
- the tmem177 gene encoding transmembrane protein 177, translating into MASPFLKYAVMVQKYRTPLLIAGCSGVFAAQMFYHLFPENTYRKLYQAWNKGEPASLSEKLESVFKQVLKDSDVGAPDGYSAFASFGFHPVGAGVPWLPSGAQIGIPANFNSTLDDPAGITNRTILINGEKVEWDSVIGTALKDALVFSPEAQKFAVAREVARLEVGGPVLNAAVAPFCLAGVMVYSVTLKQIFRLHAGPVIFRGVVNVVALGLGAVSYFLTSDAVSQWLDYKSDRRAAGLSKIYAKGGVEFYNKILSRNKTLRSLMGQKGEEMYAPSGNLFPAHLLRLKHAPYTSRRDGIVGLLKEEKA